A single genomic interval of Helianthus annuus cultivar XRQ/B chromosome 6, HanXRQr2.0-SUNRISE, whole genome shotgun sequence harbors:
- the LOC110944590 gene encoding probable protein phosphatase 2C 47, with the protein MIDDLSKHLGDAYKWGLASSFYALFDGHNGSEAASYVKEHAMRLFFEDSDLPQAAPTGASDAGDLFLKQVEGSHNKAFLQADLSLADEFSVSDYYGTIALTVLIMGIHIIIANAGDSRAVLCRNGSATQITDDHRGSTCLQQKERCECFYAGEELTLKYNYIPDY; encoded by the exons ATGATCGATGACCTCTCAAAGCATCTGGGCGATGCTTACAAGTGGGGTCTCGCGAGTTCCTTCTATGCTTTATTTGATGGTCATAATGGGTCGGAGGCTGCATCTTATGTTAAAGAACATGCTATGAGGTTATTCTTTGAGGATTCGGATCTACCACAAGCAGCACCAACTGGTGCTTCAGATGCAGGTGATTTGTTTTTAAAACAAGTGGAAGGGTCTCATAACAAAGCGTTTTTACAGGCTGACTTATCCTTAGCTGATGAATTCAGTGTGAGCGATTATTATGGAACGATAGCTTTAACTGTTTTGATAATGGGAATACATATAATAATAGCCAATGCTGGCGACTCTCGTGCGGTGCTATGTAGGAACGGGTCTGCAACACAGATTACTGACGACCACAGGGGGTCGACTTGCTTACAACAAAAGGAAAGATGTGAGTG TTTCTATGCAGGTGAAGAGCTAACACTAAAATACAATTATATCCCTGATTACTAA